Proteins from one Celeribacter indicus genomic window:
- a CDS encoding TRAP transporter small permease — protein MIAKFERFVMGLSRIATFIGAIVVVLMMVHVTADVVSKFVFSRPLPGTTALVSNYYMVVVTFLCLCVVEARNGHIDVELVAEHFPQRVQRMLTALALVIGLVVFVAFTWKTFSVANDKLSVGAFETEQRVKIITWPSYYIVPVGTGLMALMILSKLLGRRFDLKRESLAESYERANEVATSEENREAQEK, from the coding sequence ATGATAGCGAAGTTCGAAAGGTTCGTGATGGGCCTGTCGCGGATCGCGACCTTCATCGGGGCGATCGTGGTCGTCCTGATGATGGTGCACGTGACGGCCGACGTGGTGTCCAAGTTCGTCTTTTCACGGCCGCTCCCCGGCACCACCGCGCTGGTGTCGAACTATTACATGGTGGTGGTGACCTTCCTCTGCCTCTGCGTCGTCGAGGCCCGCAACGGGCATATCGACGTCGAGCTCGTCGCGGAACACTTCCCGCAGCGCGTCCAGCGGATGCTGACGGCGCTGGCGCTGGTGATCGGGCTGGTGGTCTTCGTCGCCTTCACCTGGAAGACCTTTTCCGTGGCCAACGACAAGCTCTCGGTCGGGGCGTTCGAGACCGAGCAACGGGTGAAGATCATCACCTGGCCGTCCTATTACATCGTGCCGGTGGGCACCGGGCTGATGGCGCTCATGATCCTGAGCAAGCTGCTCGGCCGCCGCTTCGACCTGAAGCGTGAAAGCCTCGCGGAAAGCTACGAGCGCGCCAACGAGGTCGCCACATCCGAGGAAAACCGGGAGGCGCAGGAGAAATGA
- a CDS encoding acyl-CoA dehydrogenase family protein, whose product MDEFFPEEIPAIRESVIRFMETRVNPVMDGYEERGEAPRDLVIEAGDAGFFGAVFPESVGGTDLGYLAAVVIQEEVARNDIRFAACLNQQSSTCPNFIYYGGTPQQVMKYVPNLLAGRTIGMMSLSEPGGGSDPLGAMKTVARRDGDVYRINGSKMWASLANETDVGVLVCKTDPDAGAKGVSAFIVEPKKYPGWTAQPVPMLGLSKAFRTNALFLDDFVVPAENLIGKEGDGFKIAMRALQPGRVTVAAKALGIARAAFDEAVKYANERVIKGSPIGKFQMIQSDIADMAAQIEASRTLVYHAAQCLDANLPSNRIASIAKYHASLTAKSVADKAQQIFGGYGLSTEYKISYLKAYSDMFYTGEGTANVQKIVIAEDALGYKLADRHHGTSDLRNPRMSDVARELQGAE is encoded by the coding sequence ATGGACGAATTTTTCCCGGAGGAGATTCCGGCAATCCGCGAAAGCGTCATCAGGTTCATGGAAACACGGGTCAACCCGGTGATGGACGGCTATGAGGAGCGCGGCGAGGCGCCCCGCGATCTGGTCATCGAGGCGGGCGATGCCGGGTTCTTCGGCGCGGTCTTTCCCGAATCCGTGGGCGGCACCGACCTCGGCTATCTCGCTGCGGTGGTCATCCAGGAGGAAGTGGCGCGCAACGACATCCGCTTTGCCGCCTGCCTCAACCAGCAAAGCTCGACCTGCCCGAATTTCATCTATTACGGCGGCACGCCGCAACAGGTCATGAAATACGTGCCGAACCTTCTGGCCGGGCGGACCATCGGCATGATGTCCCTGTCCGAACCGGGCGGCGGTTCGGACCCGCTGGGCGCGATGAAGACCGTGGCAAGGCGGGACGGCGACGTCTATCGGATCAACGGGTCGAAGATGTGGGCCTCGCTCGCCAATGAGACCGACGTGGGCGTGCTGGTGTGCAAGACCGATCCCGACGCGGGGGCGAAGGGTGTCTCCGCCTTCATCGTCGAGCCGAAGAAATATCCGGGCTGGACGGCCCAGCCCGTGCCGATGCTGGGCCTGTCGAAGGCCTTCCGCACCAACGCGCTGTTCCTGGACGATTTCGTGGTGCCCGCGGAAAACCTGATCGGCAAGGAAGGCGACGGGTTCAAGATCGCGATGCGCGCGCTCCAGCCGGGGCGGGTGACGGTCGCGGCGAAGGCCCTGGGCATCGCCCGCGCGGCCTTTGACGAGGCGGTGAAATATGCCAACGAGCGGGTGATCAAGGGCAGCCCGATCGGCAAGTTCCAGATGATCCAGTCCGACATCGCCGACATGGCGGCCCAGATCGAGGCCAGCCGGACGCTGGTCTATCACGCCGCGCAATGCCTCGATGCGAACCTGCCGTCGAACCGGATCGCCTCCATCGCGAAATACCACGCCTCGCTCACCGCCAAGAGCGTCGCGGACAAGGCGCAGCAGATCTTCGGCGGCTACGGGCTTTCGACGGAATACAAGATTTCCTACCTGAAGGCCTATTCGGACATGTTCTACACCGGCGAAGGCACGGCGAACGTCCAGAAGATCGTGATCGCGGAGGATGCGCTCGGCTACAAGCTCGCCGACCGCCACCACGGCACGAGCGACCTGCGCAATCCGCGGATGAGCGATGTCGCGCGCGAATTGCAGGGCGCGGAATAG
- a CDS encoding zinc-binding dehydrogenase yields the protein MKVKAAIATGQLQPLVVDEVDLDGPREGEVLIEIRSAGLCHTDQMLIDGSRDWPNYPVILGHEGAGIVREVGPGVTRLKPGDAVIPLAMPECGTCPACRSSKSNLCDEYFKPHPRAPFSWKGRPVTSFINLGTFAQFMTVRAFHVAKIRSDAPLDQVCCMGCAGVTGIGAALNTARVEPGSSVAIFGLGGIGLNVIDGARLAGATTIIGIDTNTDKEAPARRAGMTHFLNARDFEGDGVVEAIREITGGGADYGFECVGHPVLAQQAVDCTRIGWGTTVLIGIMPGSMTDTIPMRPRSIQAGRSVMGSYLGNIKSLSQFPDLIDWYVEGRLTQDNLISHRIGLEQINEGFELLASGQARRVVIDF from the coding sequence ATGAAAGTCAAAGCCGCGATCGCCACCGGACAGCTTCAGCCGCTGGTGGTGGACGAGGTCGATCTCGACGGCCCGCGCGAGGGCGAGGTGCTGATCGAGATCCGGTCCGCGGGCCTGTGCCACACCGACCAGATGCTGATCGACGGATCGCGCGACTGGCCGAATTACCCCGTGATCCTCGGGCATGAGGGCGCGGGCATCGTGCGCGAGGTCGGCCCCGGCGTGACCCGGCTGAAACCGGGTGACGCGGTGATCCCGCTGGCCATGCCGGAATGCGGCACCTGCCCGGCCTGCCGCAGCAGCAAGAGCAACCTCTGCGACGAATATTTCAAGCCGCATCCGCGCGCGCCCTTCTCGTGGAAGGGGCGGCCGGTCACCTCCTTCATCAACCTCGGCACGTTTGCGCAGTTCATGACCGTCCGCGCCTTCCACGTCGCGAAGATCCGGTCCGACGCGCCGCTCGACCAGGTGTGCTGCATGGGCTGCGCGGGCGTCACCGGCATCGGCGCGGCGCTCAACACCGCGCGGGTCGAACCCGGCTCTTCGGTCGCGATCTTCGGCTTGGGCGGCATCGGACTCAACGTCATCGACGGCGCGCGGCTGGCGGGGGCGACGACGATCATCGGTATCGACACCAATACCGACAAGGAAGCCCCGGCGCGCCGGGCGGGCATGACCCATTTCCTCAACGCCCGCGACTTCGAGGGCGACGGCGTCGTGGAGGCGATCCGCGAGATCACCGGCGGCGGGGCGGATTACGGATTCGAATGCGTCGGCCATCCGGTGCTGGCGCAGCAGGCGGTGGATTGCACCCGGATCGGATGGGGGACCACGGTGCTCATCGGGATCATGCCGGGCAGCATGACGGACACGATCCCGATGCGGCCGCGCTCCATCCAGGCGGGACGTTCGGTGATGGGATCCTATCTCGGCAACATCAAGTCGCTGTCGCAATTCCCCGATCTCATCGACTGGTATGTCGAGGGCAGGCTCACGCAGGACAACCTCATCTCGCATCGCATCGGGCTCGAACAGATCAACGAGGGGTTCGAGCTTCTCGCCTCGGGACAGGCGCGGCGGGTCGTCATCGACTTCTGA
- a CDS encoding MmgE/PrpD family protein yields the protein MDATTIRLAETVARLTPDVLTEDTVTQAKRRIVDAIACAMGAFDEPFCARMREIAGRCGGGDTARIWGTELRSSVEMAGFCNGATLRYLDLNDTFLGASAGHPSDMIPALIALAEAEDTPGGTLIAAIVAAYELYCGLCDATALGPKGLDQSTAAALGAAGGASRLLGLDVAATGNAIALAVGANLNLYNVRCGTLSDWKACAGPNAARNGVFAALLAREGITGPTAVFEGKGGLGTVLGPFGLRETAPDRPRLLETRLKAYPVCYHGQSAVDAALDLAGRIGTAAIARVRIDTYEAAVRMMGADPTRWAPETRETADHSLPFTVGVALTTGRLTSGDYAAGRLADPELRRFMQRIEVREDPEMTRAYPSRNRTRITVTTAGGEEFTASRDHPKGHPDNPLSQAELAGKLESLWPVDRLPAAQVHQVLAAVEGLAHAPSVAPLVDALCPPR from the coding sequence ATGGACGCCACCACCATCCGCCTTGCCGAAACTGTCGCGCGCCTGACGCCGGATGTCCTCACGGAGGACACCGTCACCCAGGCAAAGCGCCGGATCGTGGATGCCATCGCCTGCGCCATGGGCGCCTTCGACGAACCGTTCTGCGCCCGGATGCGGGAGATCGCCGGACGCTGCGGCGGGGGCGACACCGCCCGGATCTGGGGCACGGAGCTGCGCAGCTCGGTCGAGATGGCGGGCTTCTGCAACGGCGCGACGCTGCGCTATCTCGATCTCAACGACACGTTCCTCGGCGCCTCCGCGGGCCATCCGAGCGACATGATCCCGGCCCTCATCGCGCTGGCCGAGGCGGAGGACACCCCCGGCGGAACGCTCATCGCGGCCATCGTGGCGGCCTACGAGCTTTATTGCGGCCTGTGCGACGCCACGGCGCTCGGTCCGAAGGGGCTCGACCAGTCCACCGCGGCCGCGCTCGGGGCGGCGGGCGGGGCGAGCCGTCTCCTTGGCCTGGACGTCGCGGCCACCGGCAATGCCATCGCCCTCGCGGTCGGGGCCAATCTCAACCTCTACAACGTGCGCTGCGGCACGCTGTCGGACTGGAAGGCCTGCGCCGGCCCGAACGCGGCGCGCAACGGCGTCTTCGCCGCGCTGCTCGCGCGCGAGGGGATCACCGGGCCGACCGCGGTCTTCGAGGGCAAGGGCGGGCTCGGCACCGTGCTCGGCCCTTTCGGGCTCCGCGAGACCGCGCCGGACAGGCCGCGGCTGCTCGAGACCCGGCTGAAGGCCTATCCCGTCTGCTATCACGGCCAGTCCGCCGTCGATGCCGCGCTGGACCTTGCCGGCCGGATCGGCACGGCCGCGATCGCGCGGGTGCGGATCGACACCTATGAGGCGGCGGTGCGGATGATGGGGGCGGATCCGACCCGCTGGGCCCCCGAGACGCGCGAGACCGCCGATCACAGCCTGCCCTTCACCGTGGGGGTCGCGCTGACGACCGGACGGCTGACGTCCGGCGACTATGCCGCCGGCCGCCTCGCCGACCCGGAGCTGCGCCGCTTCATGCAGAGGATCGAGGTGCGCGAGGACCCGGAGATGACGCGGGCCTACCCGTCGCGCAACCGGACCCGGATCACCGTCACGACCGCCGGAGGGGAGGAGTTCACCGCCAGCCGCGACCATCCGAAGGGCCATCCCGACAACCCGCTGTCGCAGGCCGAGCTTGCCGGGAAGCTCGAAAGCCTCTGGCCGGTGGACCGCCTGCCGGCGGCGCAGGTGCATCAGGTGCTCGCGGCGGTCGAGGGACTGGCGCATGCGCCCTCGGTCGCGCCGCTCGTGGACGCGCTCTGCCCGCCCCGCTGA
- the dctP gene encoding TRAP transporter substrate-binding protein DctP — MGTTGTTLRHAMAIGTMAGLAAAAPATARDLTYAIGFPTGSTPVNALEKVVTYAQENHGLNIKLFPMSLLDLRQTPQGIADHMVDMGWATYQYQPAEFANSNLAAAMNMLATADTEAAVASFAMAGAVSEYVMLHCPECVAEFATQNQVYLGGHSTGVYITQCTRPVVEKADFRGLKVRTAAPSWARWAEAMGATSVTISANEAYDALSQGVVDCVFFAPTELVNFQLTDVVTDMTTAVPGGVFPGVGDANTNIDTWRDMTSEERAGLIDTAAYLVAEGTWAYVQASEEAMDIASEAGIEIHEPSDELLEASAAFVEEDKPVIIQEFVSKYGVSDAEEKSVVVADLITKWKDLTADVESAEALHQIYWDEIYSKLDPEAYAMQ, encoded by the coding sequence ATGGGAACTACGGGAACTACGCTGAGACATGCGATGGCCATCGGGACGATGGCGGGGCTTGCCGCCGCCGCACCGGCCACGGCACGGGATCTGACCTACGCGATCGGTTTTCCGACGGGCAGCACGCCCGTCAATGCGCTCGAGAAGGTGGTGACCTACGCGCAGGAAAACCACGGGCTCAACATCAAGCTCTTCCCAATGTCGCTGCTCGATCTGCGGCAGACGCCGCAGGGCATCGCCGACCACATGGTCGACATGGGATGGGCGACCTATCAGTACCAGCCCGCCGAATTCGCCAACAGCAACCTTGCCGCGGCGATGAACATGCTCGCGACCGCCGACACCGAGGCCGCGGTGGCGAGCTTTGCCATGGCGGGGGCGGTGTCCGAATACGTGATGCTGCACTGCCCGGAATGCGTGGCGGAATTCGCCACCCAGAACCAGGTCTACCTGGGCGGGCACTCGACCGGCGTCTACATCACGCAATGCACGCGGCCGGTCGTGGAGAAGGCGGATTTCCGCGGCCTCAAGGTGCGCACCGCGGCGCCGAGCTGGGCCCGCTGGGCGGAGGCGATGGGGGCGACCAGCGTCACGATCTCTGCCAACGAGGCCTATGACGCGCTGTCGCAGGGCGTGGTCGACTGCGTGTTCTTCGCGCCGACCGAACTGGTGAATTTCCAGCTCACCGACGTCGTCACCGACATGACCACGGCGGTTCCGGGTGGGGTGTTCCCCGGCGTGGGCGATGCCAACACCAATATCGACACCTGGCGCGACATGACGTCCGAGGAGCGCGCGGGCCTCATCGACACCGCCGCCTATCTCGTCGCGGAGGGCACCTGGGCCTATGTCCAGGCTTCCGAAGAGGCGATGGACATCGCCAGCGAGGCCGGGATCGAGATCCACGAGCCCTCGGACGAGCTGCTCGAGGCTTCCGCGGCCTTCGTCGAAGAGGACAAGCCGGTCATCATCCAGGAATTCGTCTCCAAATACGGCGTCTCCGACGCGGAGGAAAAATCCGTCGTCGTGGCCGACCTGATCACCAAGTGGAAGGATCTGACCGCCGACGTGGAGTCGGCGGAGGCCCTGCACCAGATCTACTGGGACGAGATCTATTCGAAGCTCGACCCCGAAGCCTACGCGATGCAGTGA
- a CDS encoding NAD(P)-dependent oxidoreductase: MRIGYIGLGNMGGPLARRLSLKYPLLVHDRSPAACAEMAERGTEIAPDAATLARECDVILLCLPTSQHVEALLFGEEGIAAEMRAGTLVIDQTSGDPVLSRSLAGRLSQGGVEMVDAPVSGGPEGANAGTIAMLVGGTAAQFDRVEPILSTISPNVIHAGAFGTGYVAKLANNLLFSAQRLMTFEVVALAAKNGLAPEKAVEILSKGSARNFFLEHTMAPRVLTGNLASGFTLGLAHKDVKLATELGIASDVTMIFGNLVREFYTMCINEIGRDAQVNEVARIVDRMSGTQVVPQTPAE, from the coding sequence ATGCGTATCGGATATATCGGGCTTGGCAACATGGGCGGACCGCTGGCGCGGCGGCTGTCGCTGAAATATCCGCTGCTGGTCCATGACCGCAGCCCGGCGGCCTGCGCCGAGATGGCAGAGCGCGGGACGGAGATCGCGCCGGACGCCGCCACGCTCGCCCGAGAGTGCGACGTCATCCTCCTGTGCCTGCCGACCTCGCAGCATGTCGAGGCGCTGCTCTTCGGCGAGGAGGGCATCGCGGCGGAGATGCGCGCGGGCACGCTGGTGATCGACCAGACCTCCGGCGATCCGGTCCTGTCGCGCAGCCTTGCCGGCCGGCTGTCGCAGGGCGGGGTGGAGATGGTGGACGCCCCGGTTTCCGGCGGACCGGAAGGGGCGAATGCGGGGACGATCGCGATGCTCGTCGGCGGCACGGCGGCGCAGTTCGACCGGGTGGAGCCGATCCTGTCCACGATCAGCCCGAACGTCATCCATGCCGGCGCCTTCGGCACGGGCTATGTGGCGAAGCTCGCCAACAACCTGCTGTTTTCCGCGCAGCGGCTCATGACCTTCGAGGTGGTCGCGCTGGCCGCGAAGAACGGCCTCGCGCCGGAGAAGGCGGTGGAGATCCTCTCGAAAGGGTCGGCGCGCAATTTCTTCCTCGAACACACGATGGCGCCGCGCGTGCTGACCGGCAATCTCGCCTCCGGCTTCACGCTGGGCCTCGCGCACAAGGATGTGAAGCTCGCGACCGAGCTCGGCATCGCCTCCGACGTGACAATGATCTTCGGCAACCTCGTGCGCGAATTCTATACGATGTGCATCAACGAGATCGGCCGCGATGCACAGGTGAACGAGGTCGCGCGGATCGTGGACCGGATGTCCGGCACGCAGGTCGTGCCGCAGACGCCCGCGGAGTGA
- a CDS encoding AbrB family transcriptional regulator, with protein MPQTVRSLKTAFVYLLAAAGGYLFFRLGLPLPWMIGPLVATAALTFSGLMDVRIPVQTRPFGQGIVASQVGLSFSPAVFASLLQMAPLLIGMALVIILVGFAIALLLSRMARIRLSSALIATLPTSPVEAAVIAERYDFPPAPIILSQTMRISTVVVLIPMAIFFIDGELGRSARPMNTVFDVHSLLVLLVLCVAGMFVFRKLKISNPFFLGPLALSSAVTAAGIELAPYPSVVLWGAQVVLGTWLGSNFRRALFTSAGRLVFASVVSTLLFIVVAALIAAGIAWLLDMPWELLVLASTPGGVTEMALTAKFLEMDVALITAFHITRIFIVVPSIPFLIDWLYLREGR; from the coding sequence ATGCCGCAAACTGTCCGATCTCTGAAGACCGCCTTCGTCTATCTCCTCGCCGCCGCCGGCGGATATCTCTTTTTCAGGCTCGGCCTGCCGCTTCCCTGGATGATCGGCCCGCTCGTCGCCACCGCCGCGCTCACCTTCTCGGGGCTGATGGACGTGCGGATCCCGGTCCAGACCCGCCCCTTCGGACAGGGCATCGTCGCCTCCCAGGTGGGGCTGTCCTTCTCCCCCGCCGTCTTCGCCTCCCTGCTGCAAATGGCGCCGCTGCTGATCGGCATGGCGCTGGTGATCATCCTGGTCGGTTTCGCCATCGCTCTCCTGCTGTCCCGCATGGCCCGGATCCGCCTGTCTTCGGCCCTGATCGCGACGCTGCCGACGAGCCCGGTCGAAGCGGCCGTGATCGCGGAGCGCTACGATTTCCCGCCCGCGCCGATCATCCTGTCGCAGACCATGCGGATCTCCACCGTGGTCGTGCTGATCCCGATGGCGATCTTCTTCATCGACGGGGAACTCGGCCGCTCCGCCCGGCCGATGAACACCGTCTTCGACGTTCACAGCCTCCTGGTGCTTCTCGTCCTCTGCGTGGCCGGCATGTTCGTGTTCCGCAAGCTGAAGATCTCCAACCCCTTCTTCCTCGGCCCGCTCGCCCTGAGCTCGGCGGTGACCGCGGCGGGGATCGAGCTGGCGCCCTATCCCTCCGTCGTCCTCTGGGGCGCGCAGGTGGTCCTCGGCACCTGGCTCGGGTCCAACTTCCGCCGGGCGCTGTTCACCTCCGCCGGGCGGCTGGTCTTTGCCTCGGTGGTCTCGACACTGCTGTTCATCGTCGTCGCCGCCCTGATCGCGGCGGGGATCGCCTGGCTGCTGGACATGCCCTGGGAGCTGCTGGTGCTCGCCTCGACCCCCGGCGGGGTGACGGAAATGGCGCTGACCGCGAAATTCCTCGAAATGGACGTCGCGCTGATCACCGCCTTCCACATCACGCGGATCTTCATCGTCGTGCCGAGCATCCCCTTCCTCATCGACTGGCTCTATCTCCGCGAAGGCCGCTGA
- a CDS encoding aldehyde dehydrogenase — protein MTVHDIIENPEKFYIDGAWTAPSGTAQITVLNSATEEVFEVVAEAQEADVNRAVEAARRAFDRGPWPRMSHEERADYLRRLADELDKRAERHARIWTTESGVLHSIAAARMGSIAATYRYYADLAATYPFQERHPSASGGELALLVREPVGVVGAIVPWNGTPGLITSKVAPALLAGCTVIVKASPEAPGSAYILAEAAHAAGLPEGVVNILTADREVSEKLVAHPGVDKIAFTGSTVAGMKIGAICGGRIARQTLELGGKSPALILDDYDVETAARTITEKATFLTGQVCASLTRILVSRSRHDDLVEALSSNFATVNVGDPFESACQMGPLAMSRQRDRVEGYIAKGKDEGAVLATGGGRPAHLNRGYFVEPTVFGNVENSFTIAREEIFGPVLSVIPVDGEREMIDVANDTNFGLNASVFTNDFDKAYSVAREIRSGTVGQNSYRAELGLAFGGFKQSGLGREGGTEGLHPYLETKVVVLDGMPSNAGRIAG, from the coding sequence ATGACCGTCCATGACATCATTGAAAACCCGGAAAAATTCTACATCGACGGCGCCTGGACCGCTCCGTCGGGCACGGCGCAGATCACCGTCCTGAACTCCGCGACAGAGGAGGTCTTCGAGGTGGTGGCGGAGGCGCAGGAAGCGGATGTGAACCGCGCCGTCGAGGCCGCCCGCCGCGCCTTCGACCGGGGCCCGTGGCCGCGCATGTCCCATGAGGAGCGGGCGGATTACCTGCGTCGCCTCGCCGACGAACTCGACAAGCGTGCCGAGCGGCATGCGCGGATCTGGACGACCGAGTCGGGCGTGCTGCATTCCATCGCGGCGGCGCGGATGGGCTCCATCGCCGCGACCTATCGCTATTATGCCGACCTGGCCGCGACCTATCCGTTCCAGGAACGGCACCCCTCCGCCTCGGGCGGGGAGCTGGCGCTCCTGGTGCGGGAACCCGTGGGCGTGGTGGGGGCGATCGTGCCCTGGAACGGCACGCCCGGCCTGATCACGAGCAAGGTGGCGCCGGCGCTCCTCGCGGGCTGCACCGTGATCGTGAAGGCCTCGCCCGAGGCGCCCGGCTCCGCCTATATCCTTGCCGAGGCGGCCCATGCCGCCGGCCTGCCCGAGGGCGTGGTCAACATCCTCACCGCCGACCGCGAGGTCTCCGAAAAGCTCGTCGCCCATCCCGGCGTGGACAAGATCGCCTTCACCGGCTCGACCGTGGCGGGAATGAAGATCGGCGCGATCTGCGGCGGGCGCATCGCGCGGCAGACGCTCGAACTCGGCGGCAAGTCCCCCGCGCTGATCCTCGACGATTACGACGTGGAGACGGCGGCCCGCACGATCACGGAAAAGGCGACCTTCCTCACCGGGCAAGTCTGTGCCTCGCTGACCCGCATCCTCGTGTCGCGGTCGCGCCATGACGATCTCGTGGAGGCGCTGAGCAGCAATTTCGCCACGGTGAACGTGGGCGACCCCTTCGAGAGCGCCTGCCAGATGGGGCCGCTTGCCATGAGCCGCCAGCGCGACCGGGTCGAGGGCTATATCGCCAAGGGCAAGGACGAGGGCGCGGTGCTTGCCACCGGGGGCGGCCGCCCGGCGCATCTCAACCGCGGCTATTTCGTCGAGCCGACCGTCTTCGGCAACGTCGAGAACAGCTTCACCATCGCGCGCGAGGAGATCTTCGGTCCGGTGCTGTCGGTCATTCCGGTGGACGGGGAACGCGAGATGATCGACGTGGCGAACGACACGAATTTCGGCCTGAACGCCTCCGTCTTCACCAACGATTTCGACAAGGCCTATTCGGTCGCGCGCGAGATCCGCTCCGGCACGGTCGGGCAGAACAGCTATCGTGCCGAGCTTGGCCTCGCCTTCGGCGGGTTCAAGCAATCGGGCCTCGGGCGCGAGGGCGGCACCGAGGGGCTGCACCCCTATCTCGAGACGAAGGTGGTGGTGCTCGACGGGATGCCGTCGAACGCGGGCCGCATCGCCGGCTGA
- a CDS encoding TRAP transporter large permease produces the protein MTPAEIGYAGIAVLLMLILLRIPIGLSLILVSFSGLWILVGESAAWGSLGLIPYTFAASWQLSSVPMFVLMGFVCFHAGLTKGLFDAARLWLARLPGGLAIAGVFGATGFAAVTGSSLACAAAMGRIAIPEMMKSRYDAALATGSIAAAGTIGALIPPSILLILYGIIAQVPVGALFLGGVGVGVLTMVAYVAVIMVRVMLNPDLAPRSDSDASWSERLRALAEIWPVLLLIIGVFGGLFSGMFTPTEAGAVGASLSVLIALIKRTLTWKRMWDSLYETLMVSGSIFIIAIGANMLTRFIAFSGSGDALAAMVSDLGANRYVLLLAITIVYLLLGMFLDPIGAMLLTLPILLPILKDTGYDLLWFGVLLAKYLEIGMITPPIGLNVFVLKGVVGNSASLSTIFRGILWFLLADLFIVLAVIVFPEIVTYLPSLLK, from the coding sequence ATGACGCCAGCTGAAATCGGATATGCGGGCATCGCCGTCCTGCTGATGCTGATCCTTCTGCGGATCCCCATCGGCCTCTCGCTCATCCTCGTCTCCTTCTCGGGGCTCTGGATCCTCGTCGGCGAAAGTGCCGCCTGGGGATCGCTTGGCCTCATCCCCTACACATTCGCCGCCTCCTGGCAGCTCAGCTCCGTGCCGATGTTCGTGCTCATGGGCTTCGTCTGTTTCCATGCGGGGCTGACGAAAGGACTGTTCGACGCCGCCCGGCTGTGGCTCGCACGGCTGCCCGGCGGGCTCGCGATCGCGGGCGTGTTCGGGGCGACGGGCTTTGCCGCGGTCACCGGCTCCTCGCTCGCCTGCGCGGCGGCGATGGGGCGGATCGCCATCCCGGAGATGATGAAATCGCGCTACGATGCGGCGCTCGCCACCGGGAGCATCGCGGCGGCGGGCACGATCGGCGCGCTGATCCCGCCCTCGATCCTGCTGATCCTCTACGGCATCATCGCCCAGGTGCCCGTGGGCGCGCTGTTCCTGGGCGGGGTGGGCGTCGGCGTCCTGACGATGGTTGCCTATGTCGCCGTCATCATGGTGCGGGTGATGCTCAATCCCGATCTCGCGCCACGCTCGGACTCTGACGCGAGCTGGTCGGAGAGGCTGCGCGCGCTGGCGGAGATCTGGCCGGTGCTCCTGCTCATCATCGGCGTGTTCGGCGGGCTGTTCAGCGGCATGTTCACCCCGACCGAGGCGGGCGCCGTCGGCGCGTCGCTTTCGGTCCTGATCGCGCTGATCAAGCGCACGCTGACATGGAAGCGGATGTGGGATTCGCTCTACGAGACGCTGATGGTCTCCGGCTCGATCTTCATCATCGCGATCGGGGCCAACATGCTCACCCGCTTCATCGCCTTCAGCGGCTCGGGCGACGCGCTCGCCGCGATGGTCAGCGACCTCGGGGCGAACCGGTACGTGCTGCTGCTGGCGATCACCATCGTCTACCTGCTGCTCGGCATGTTCCTCGATCCCATCGGGGCGATGCTGCTCACGCTGCCGATCCTGCTGCCGATCCTGAAGGACACCGGCTATGACCTGTTGTGGTTCGGCGTGCTGCTCGCGAAATACCTGGAGATCGGGATGATCACGCCGCCCATCGGGCTCAACGTCTTCGTGTTGAAGGGGGTGGTCGGGAATTCCGCGAGCCTCAGCACGATCTTCAGGGGGATCCTTTGGTTCCTGCTGGCGGATCTCTTCATCGTGCTCGCGGTCATCGTGTTCCCGGAGATCGTCACCTACCTGCCCTCGCTGCTCAAATGA